Within the Gigantopelta aegis isolate Gae_Host unplaced genomic scaffold, Gae_host_genome ctg6983_pilon_pilon, whole genome shotgun sequence genome, the region AGAACATCCGCTCCTGGGCCCTGTAActcaaagcactcgtaacacttacgtcagacgtaaaTCACTCTTAACTGTTTAAACCAGTAACTCAACGTGCACGTACTTTAAGTCGTGTGCGTAAATGGCCACATACTTACGTCGGTTTCGAGGTGGTGTAGCACACACGTAAAACCTTAACAGGTGCACACGTTGCTCGTGGCATGTAAATATTCTCAACCCGATCTTCATTTCAATATGGCGCTTTATGTTTATTTACACAGCAGACATAACAGGAGACGACGCCATAATATTGGCCGTGTATTTCGAGATGGAAATAACCCTTTGGACTATATGGGAGAACAAGAAATTATAAGGAAATACAGGTTGGACAGACAAAGTATTTTTGAACTTTGCGATGTTCTAAACAATGACCTACTTAGACCTACCAACAGAGTACATTCTCTATCGGTGTCATTGCAAGTGATGGTGACGCTGAGGTATTTTGCAAACGGTTCCTTTCAAGCAGTGAACGCCGATGTACATGGGATGCACAGAATGTCGATATCTCGCAGCATTCATTCAGTTTCGAAGGCATTGtgcaacaacatcaacaaatacataaaatttaCACCACAGAACGACTTGAGAAGCGTTAAACAAGGATTTTATGACATACGCAATTTCCCAATGTGGTTGGTACCATTGACGGGACTCTGATACCAATAAAATGTCCTTCAAACAATGAGGAACTGTATGTTTGTAGAAAGGGCTATCATGCCATCAATGTACAAGTAATAAACGATCATCAGCTAATTTTTACTGACATCGTGACAAAAGGGCCAGGTGGAACACACGACTCTTTTATGTGGAATAACTCTGCTATTCAAGAACGCTTTGCCTCTGGCGAATTTGGAGACAGTTGGTTGCTGGGTGACAGTGGTTATCCTTGTTTGCCTTTTCTGTTGACTCCCGTATTGAATCCTCAGACAAGAGGGCAGAGAAATTACAACCAAAgccaaagaaaaacaagaaatgCTAGTGAAAGAGCGATTGGAGTGTGGAAGATGCGATTTCTAAGTTTGCATGCATTTGGTGGTTTTCTTATGTACAGCCCAGAAAAATGTGTCAACATCATAGCTGCAACGGCTATATTGCATAACATATGCAGACAGAAGGGAATTCCTCTTATGGATTATCAAATTCACGAAAAcgaagatgatgatgacaacaATCATTATCAAATTGTTCTACAAAACCAACGAGGAATTGATGTTAGAAATGAACTTATTACaaccaatttttaaaactgaCTGTCTATAAATGAAACTGTTACAGGTGTGTTAAACTATTTTGTCTCTTTAATTcagtaaattatatttatttcaaacattcaaatctttaataaaatgtgtgctcataaataaagattaaaaaatgtactagtgaGACAGTTTAATACACATTAGAATATATATTACAAGGGTGTTTATTATCAAATACATATTCAGTAACGAATCATCATTATAAAAATCACTGTTTGAAAGCCCACTAGTGTTTGTGATTTCAAACTATTCGTGATCGTTCCATTTCCAGTTGTAATCTTTGTTTCTCGACCTCTAGGCGCTGCTTCTCTATGTCTAGTCGTTGTTTTTCTATCTCAAGTCTTTCTCtttctatatttattaattcaagGTCCGGACCTATGAATTCACAAGACTGTTTCACGCGATGGCTGTGCAGTGGTATTCGAGAAGGGGTGTCGTGGTTGGGATCTTCACTGACAATGTTGTCTTCTTTTGGACATTCTTGTATTTCTTCAGCTATTTCATCGACGGTATGAATGGGAGACGTTACAATCACATTTACTTCGACTGGTGTTTTCTCTTCCGTTGGTTTTTCACCACTATCTACTACTCCATTTATACCTTCAATGGCACAGTTTCCCACCAACTCTAGAACACGTTCTTCGATCGGATCCAATGTTATTATTTCACCTTTACCCCCTCCTGTTTTCGTCAGTTCTCTGGGCCTTTTAGCTTCTTTGCTTTTTACTGCAGATCTCAAATCTTGCCACCTTTTCTTCACTGCATCCGCTGTTCTAATTACTCCATGTCTGTTTGCATTTATTACTTTAGCAACGTTTTCCCacgctttttttctttttttgcaaaGTAGACGTATTGGAAAATTTTGCAAACAAAattcctaaaatataaatttaaaatgactTAAACATGTGGCATATTAATGTCTTAGATACATATCACCGACACCAATACAAAATCCCCACCTTAAACACACCATTGGGTTTTACGTTACCAAACCAtgtgggttttctttttaaactcacacctcatttacatgtattgtattattagTTTATAACATCTATAGGGTCCCAGCCCCACCCCCaacgtatttttaaaaaataatttgtctgGCTTAACGTAGAAGAAAAGTacaaacagttttgaaaatagcaaaaattcacaatttttatgaacaatttataaatgaatcattttggaaataaatataattataatttacttaCATATAATACTAAAACCAGTGGCTTACCCTAAAACATCAGCCATTTTCCGGAAGTACCCAATGACATGGGCAGTCTTAAGCGGTAGTACCAAATGGATGTCATCGGAAAACGCGGTAATTATCGAACTATATGGAAGTATATTACAATTGTATCTATATCTAAACTGATTGATTTAGAAATGGTTAACCTAAAAtagtacatttttgttattttaaaaactgtttttacttttcttctacGTTAAGCcagactgaaattatttaagaaaaacacgACGGACTATAATTAGCAAGTTTGTCCAtttcgagagagagagaaatgttttatttaacgacgcactcaacacattttatttacggttatatggcgtgaggcatatgtttaaggaccattATGATagtgagaaaggaaactcgctcccgccacattggctactctgtcagattagcagcaagggatcttttatatgcaccatcccatagacaggatagcacataccacggcctttgatacaccagtcgtggagcacaggctggaatgagaagtagcccaaagggtccaccatgtgggatcgatccgaCGACCCACAGCATGTATGTGCTTAGAACTAAATATACACTGGATagcctatatattatataataaataacattattttaagatATAATATACCTTTATCTTTGGCGACAGCATCCACAAGTAGATTGTTGTCTTctatggtaaaattgggttttcttttcttttttggtggGGAAGAAATCGAAGAAGACATGCCTTTGTTTTCGTTGGCTAAATGAAATGTATTGTGGGTTATTTACTTGCTAATAACAACGCACGCGTGCAATACATGCAATGAGCCAAGGGTTGTTTACTGCACTGATATAGACACGTTCTTAGGCACTACGCAAGTGAACATTTTACGTGTATGCTAAGTTTGCTTTGCGCATTCTTTTAGATACTGGAGTAAAACAGTAAGTACGTACACGTACCATACACGTATCGTACACTTAGTTACACTTCTTTGAGTTACAGGGCCCTGGACCGCCCCTCTGTGCTTGAGtgcgtccatccattcatccgtctGTTTTATCACTCATCTGTCCGCCCGTTATTCCACCCGTCTCTCcagatcattaattaattattttttcataCAAAATCGATGTCGCCTTgtacaattaaagggacattcctgagtttactgcattgtaagatgttcccgactaataaaatattcctacgattaaactagaccggacaccaaaagacatgtagtgtgtaatggattaagttagcgtcaaagaccgcgTTACTCTAACACCcggctcgctgcgaggcaccggtcagctgcgcgtcttaggtttggggtaaaaacagaagtgggcgggattatgcatatatctgaacgaaagcgaggcaaaacgtcatcggtgagagttaccaagcaataccggtacacatgttgattctttggttgtaCCTTTTAgtcgtcttctttttttttttgtgtccaGGTTTAtaggaaatttaatttacaagacaattagtgttattatatactgtcgacataattatatgatggttaactgcgcagtgtttaactgcagcagtaacagtaaTGCATGCCAAGAAACcgccaacatcatggtttcgatttaaaaaaaaaccgaaagttgttttaaaacatagacgcattattgtcgtcgaacgggctttactacaactaaatacagcaggttatggtacatttgcaatgtgaaaattaaaacaagtatgtactcaagatatacattaaataaaggtattgtaatttgttcacatacgaatatttaaacttcacatttatttacctataattaccaaactaattttcatcgacagcccataacgactccatactaaagtctcttgatctagttggtttgttaacctcataacaaaacaccttcaaaacgcgaattattacgttagttaacaatgtttatcgtcagtccactatattgtcattaaaaaaaaaaatttgctaacactttggcaggaacaacatatgtactctggccagaaggaatgatagtcaattagttttaaagctaatgtcgattattaaagcataataaaattgtacttttcattGCTTTCTGTAtgtactctacaccaaataattagtttaatacctaccctgggtttctgccagagggtgcggagggtaaacttacatgtatgtactaaaaaatctcagaaattaatgtatatatatatattttattttttttcgatagattatagtaacataattgctgtttaaaatttgtaaaagtgcatgatataaaatgttcaataaaaaaaaaaaattcaaacctataaccacctaatatactcctttgaatatattttgtttttacaggcCCGTAAGAACgacttgggggtggggggtggggggtggggggggggggggggggggggcactgacggaccgggtataaaatctacatcagattttggttacaatggcaaaaggGGTAAGGGGGGAATAACAAAaatcggaaagcattatagaaacttaaagtaaagtttcttcttaaccgtttaaggagttttagactattaagtactcagttgccccccccccccccctccccaacaaaaaaatcctagctacggccctgtcaccctctacatattatttacatttgtataggcctgtaggaacgatatttgaaatgtgggggggggggggggggggagggggagggggaatacagtctctagtgagggatacacactagatttttatctttatatcatctttgttcatgcaaagtagtgaaaatttaaaacgtacattttcatcctagagtgtgtgatggagaacaagcccctaggcccgcccctccccagttcctacgggcctgttgtattctatattaataaatgcaaagactacataataatattgtcgataagacatattagttgtaaagtgatggTCAGTATGTGACAACAGTATactattttccaacatttctgtgtttctgtactcGGCTatggacagtttcggcagactgaTAACACAttatcttaataattaaaaatacacggtttaaccaaacacagtaaaacttggagggtaactagttaagagaacaaagttttttgttaaattattatatcttgctttggtgaggagaggacgctttttgcaaatttgcgaaatcggcctatggaatatccactgacgtgtcatatttacatctatgctgaacaagatttatgatgaaatattataacattttgtgtgcttttcttgtaattaggtccatttgcttcagtttacattaaaaatgtcataaaaaaattatgtttaaaaaaatggttgtatgctagtctatgaccgtgtggcttcctcatattcgtcggcagttgattcatccgaattttcgtctaagacaacatttccaggattagggacaaagtctctgataagtgattcaaactgatacggtttgatgccattagcacaagctggacataattcttcgtcactcgaatcactaagttcgtccatgctgcttggtagtttcttcagttttccaaTTATGCAGCCGATCCAACAAGACGTTGTCGAGTGCGCTgtgcaattaccccccccccccccccccccacctggggggattaatTGCCACTTATGGAAGTTTATTAGAGTATCgagtctcgtacaccgggtcacgggcaaccgtgaccttggtgtacggtgatAGAGtaccgaagaaaggaaggtggaggaagaggagacgtgcgccagcggcggcgcagggggagtcaaaaccggcggctaaaccgccggcagcgaCTCCGTCTGCTGGACCGCCCAACGCCGACCCCctgaagaagaagacgaagaaggaaGTGGCTCCGGCTCCATCCATCGCAGTCTCTTCGACGGAGAATGAAGATCTGAATGAGTTTGACACAGCGATCTGTGTCACACCCTACAACAGACCCGATCCACCGGCCTTTTCTTCTGAACCTCCGGATGTGTCGCCAATTAAACCGGCGACGCCCGTAGAGGTCCCGGCCCGGAAGACGGCAGTGGTgaagaggaaggcgaccactcccccgagtgccacCCCAGCCAGGCCATGTCGCCCTACTCAGCCGCCGAAGCCAGAGCAACAACCAACGAGACAATGGACACTTAAGGCCAGCAAACTACATCCGCGATTCCATCAGCTCATCAAATCCAACCTGGAGGACGTTCGCCAGCTCATCAGCGAGCCCAAACACAAGGCGTACCACCCACTGCCAGCCAATCCCGATGAAGGGGACTTCGCCGTCCACCGCGTCCAAGCTGATGTGGATATCAACGCAGTTTGCGTCACCATC harbors:
- the LOC121366752 gene encoding myb/SANT-like DNA-binding domain-containing protein 4, whose product is MADEFCLQNFPIRLLCKKRKKAWENVAKVINANRHGVIRTADAVKKRWQDLRSAVKSKEAKRPRELTKTGGGKGEIITLDPIEERVLELVGNCAIEGINGVVDSGEKPTEEKTPVEVNVIVTSPIHTVDEIAEEIQECPKEDNIVSEDPNHDTPSRIPLHSHRVKQSCEFIGPDLELINIERERLEIEKQRLDIEKQRLEVEKQRLQLEMERSRIV